A stretch of Rickettsia rickettsii DNA encodes these proteins:
- a CDS encoding type IV secretion system protein: protein MNKNIFITLLISLLLLSGCTGDTCIDPDDFGFIKFNVSARYDPEEITSRQEGNQVAPWRDSAYKVNGYPLTIMVRPWSYILGDKNTSGQLSAWCPWYGQKNNTTTLAAFCVKLQPCTFWDNSRLDMCTPNPANKNDAMISNAPCIMTNGVGLYFLIAAKNTDPNISPDSQSKPQGITQHLGEELTSGYEFYSTSSIGQFLEAGGINYQYKGEDKSKYAQSPLYFKIIDKFYNDNSGQYRLVIKSGVTDTRPDPLQFLTDLIKGVLFGKDGIIKKTYQQIIDTSGYRMSVSAILTLYIMFTGFSFLIGNINLTHVELIVRILKVSIVSILLSTDKAWTFFHDYLFVFFIDGVQQILQIINEASATGPGSQSLLGLLIAPQTLSKLFSLLFVDWLGFIYIILYLIALYFIFFLIFKATIIYLTALITIGMIIIMGPIFICFMLFNITRSLFENWLRQLISYALQPIILFTGIAFISMIIRTEIYSTLGFAVCKHDFPNLGPINEIFGSFLEDIDPSLGHSIFYWWFPVPMKGGINNFHKANILVPKDHIIVDDSCKNDPDKCKHCAAYECIDERYIELPFLDLVKDAKRISNFINGKFVQLDGILLIFVSIYLLSKFNDTAISTAQFIAGTSGNLTEIQKVNQQSYESAAQQMNRPLNYVAKTVSAPVTSRVSAGKEQVRMFFAEKFENMMMGRLEKQALGSSANKTVQNEVKRKYGIDSKDVKMNAITDYENGIAGLLKNLPKGNELKAKELSHMKFTQLRDKIAANKYEVKDYAALSKEQKAELDKSLKDANLRELASDANFTRDYQDAYKNAHQEMSGRGVGLFGKNIGVLRSWQEIEHRVDTKRKLKEEKRVGIGEKIYAGYTGIKRGALTAIVGKDLRDAYEGNLTSAEWHDFEYNDPRLRTYSEKLKDDEKAREHEELQMHINKEALAAQADILSPEYLARLEKAGRHSDVEYYQELAQRKLIHEVHGRLFEEGEPVMMGDRFMREKATDSQMRDMIDNAHRKHAEFIDGDRYIRRQEHYDIMYEKAQENLEQTYKELKDHFKRDDIKIEEMPALIAQKVKDTAEEAEIDQKITEELNNFNADVKNYEYSTEVLNKIEDRKQAITDEVNAQIDKINKYRENAKMQTYVKPIVNEGRKLRKLEDHLRNMK, encoded by the coding sequence ATGAACAAAAATATTTTTATTACATTATTAATATCGCTATTGCTGCTTTCTGGTTGTACCGGTGATACTTGTATTGACCCTGATGATTTCGGTTTTATCAAATTCAATGTCTCTGCTAGATATGATCCGGAAGAAATTACTTCAAGACAGGAAGGTAATCAGGTAGCACCATGGCGTGATAGTGCTTATAAAGTAAACGGCTATCCTTTAACCATTATGGTAAGACCGTGGAGTTATATACTTGGCGATAAAAATACTTCAGGTCAGTTATCTGCATGGTGTCCATGGTATGGTCAAAAAAATAACACAACTACTTTGGCTGCTTTTTGCGTTAAGCTACAACCGTGTACTTTTTGGGATAATAGTAGACTTGATATGTGTACTCCTAATCCTGCAAATAAAAATGATGCAATGATTAGTAATGCTCCATGTATAATGACAAACGGTGTCGGGCTTTATTTTCTTATTGCTGCTAAAAATACCGATCCCAATATTTCACCGGACTCACAGAGTAAACCGCAAGGTATAACTCAGCATTTAGGAGAGGAGCTTACTTCGGGCTATGAATTTTATAGTACTAGTAGTATAGGACAATTCTTGGAAGCCGGAGGTATAAATTATCAATATAAAGGTGAAGATAAGTCAAAATATGCTCAATCTCCTCTTTATTTTAAGATTATAGATAAATTTTATAATGATAATAGCGGGCAATATAGATTAGTAATAAAGTCCGGAGTTACTGATACTAGACCCGATCCGCTACAATTTTTAACGGATTTAATAAAAGGAGTATTATTTGGTAAGGATGGGATTATAAAGAAAACTTATCAACAAATAATTGATACGTCGGGTTATAGGATGAGTGTCTCGGCTATTTTAACTCTATATATAATGTTTACAGGCTTTTCCTTTTTAATAGGTAATATAAACCTTACTCATGTCGAACTTATAGTTAGAATATTAAAAGTTAGTATAGTCTCAATATTATTAAGTACTGATAAAGCTTGGACATTTTTTCATGATTATTTATTCGTATTTTTTATTGATGGGGTTCAGCAAATACTGCAAATAATTAATGAAGCTTCGGCTACCGGTCCCGGTTCTCAAAGCTTGCTTGGGTTACTTATTGCTCCTCAAACTTTATCTAAATTATTTTCTTTACTATTTGTTGATTGGCTTGGTTTTATATATATCATTCTATATTTAATAGCCTTATATTTTATTTTCTTTCTTATATTTAAAGCCACTATTATCTATCTAACCGCTCTTATAACTATCGGTATGATTATAATTATGGGACCGATATTTATTTGTTTCATGTTGTTTAATATAACTCGTTCGTTATTTGAGAATTGGTTAAGACAATTAATATCATATGCATTACAGCCTATAATTTTATTTACCGGTATCGCTTTTATTTCAATGATCATCAGAACTGAAATATATTCAACGCTTGGTTTTGCAGTATGTAAACATGATTTTCCTAATTTAGGTCCGATAAATGAAATATTCGGTAGCTTCCTTGAGGATATAGATCCAAGCCTGGGTCATTCAATATTTTATTGGTGGTTCCCAGTACCGATGAAAGGCGGTATAAATAATTTCCACAAAGCAAATATATTAGTTCCTAAAGATCATATAATAGTAGATGATTCTTGTAAGAATGACCCTGATAAATGTAAGCATTGTGCTGCGTATGAGTGTATAGATGAACGCTATATTGAATTACCGTTTTTAGATTTAGTTAAAGATGCAAAAAGAATTAGTAATTTTATAAATGGGAAATTTGTCCAACTTGACGGGATATTACTAATTTTTGTGTCTATTTATTTGCTAAGTAAATTTAACGATACTGCTATATCGACGGCACAATTTATTGCCGGTACTTCAGGTAATTTAACAGAAATACAAAAAGTTAATCAGCAATCTTATGAATCTGCAGCGCAACAAATGAATAGACCGCTAAATTATGTGGCTAAGACGGTAAGTGCACCTGTAACTAGCCGTGTAAGTGCAGGGAAAGAGCAAGTTCGTATGTTTTTTGCCGAGAAATTTGAAAATATGATGATGGGAAGGCTTGAAAAGCAAGCTCTCGGTTCTTCAGCAAATAAAACCGTACAAAATGAGGTTAAGCGAAAATACGGTATAGATTCTAAAGATGTAAAAATGAATGCTATTACGGATTATGAAAACGGTATTGCAGGATTATTAAAGAATTTACCTAAGGGGAATGAATTAAAAGCAAAAGAACTATCGCACATGAAGTTTACTCAGCTTCGAGATAAAATTGCTGCAAATAAATATGAAGTGAAAGATTACGCTGCTTTAAGTAAAGAACAAAAAGCTGAGCTTGATAAGTCATTAAAAGATGCTAACTTACGTGAACTCGCTAGCGATGCAAACTTTACTAGAGATTATCAAGATGCTTATAAAAATGCTCACCAAGAAATGTCCGGGCGAGGTGTTGGTCTGTTCGGTAAGAATATAGGAGTGCTTAGAAGTTGGCAAGAGATAGAGCATCGTGTTGATACAAAACGTAAATTAAAAGAAGAAAAGCGTGTAGGTATAGGCGAAAAAATATATGCAGGTTATACAGGAATAAAAAGAGGAGCTTTAACTGCAATAGTCGGTAAAGATTTACGTGATGCTTATGAGGGTAATCTAACCAGTGCCGAATGGCATGATTTTGAATATAACGATCCAAGGCTTAGAACTTATAGCGAAAAATTAAAAGATGATGAAAAAGCACGAGAACATGAAGAGCTCCAAATGCATATTAATAAGGAGGCGCTAGCTGCTCAAGCAGATATATTATCACCGGAATATCTAGCAAGACTAGAAAAAGCAGGTAGACATAGTGATGTGGAATATTATCAAGAATTAGCTCAAAGAAAGCTTATTCATGAGGTGCATGGTAGGTTATTTGAGGAAGGTGAACCGGTAATGATGGGCGACAGATTTATGCGTGAGAAAGCTACTGATTCTCAGATGCGCGATATGATAGATAACGCTCATAGAAAACATGCAGAATTTATAGATGGAGATCGATATATTCGTCGCCAAGAGCATTATGATATTATGTACGAGAAAGCCCAGGAAAATTTAGAGCAAACTTATAAAGAGCTTAAAGATCATTTCAAAAGAGATGATATCAAGATCGAAGAAATGCCGGCATTAATAGCACAAAAAGTTAAAGATACCGCCGAGGAAGCTGAAATAGACCAAAAGATTACGGAAGAGCTTAATAACTTTAATGCTGATGTTAAAAATTATGAATATAGTACTGAAGTATTAAATAAAATAGAGGATAGAAAGCAAGCCATTACCGATGAAGTCAATGCTCAGATCGATAAGATTAATAAATATAGAGAAAATGCCAAAATGCAAACCTATGTAAAGCCTATAGTAAACGAGGGTAGAAAGCTAAGAAAATTAGAAGATCATTTAAGAAATATGAAGTAG
- a CDS encoding type IV secretion system protein produces the protein MQGNLLKVLGVLAIVATLVCFIFAALGMIGAVKVGDSCYMRYESDGKGGADSIIGTITLNANANYVNTAKMLSDGTIRLIPDPTRYGEWLNTQVLVENGQPVNLQVVGQVSLCLAYIPKDNLQRTGAGSNLDDNGQMIPIPRINDTNNPPVSLIMDAKNNEWRNIAELYANDRVLVSVSPNFANTDATIKDAFKGVEVTKDCSENKTTYNPICGKYSVYSGEYVNACELKEQYWNCQVTWRCPTWHEKIGCDWGELGCVSSCDKVPECTTKCMAWVNRTRPAPENYLDDESFTFSWSDNTGKLFIDYSALQCSYNANIPPVDQCPDSVRDRSPKDKDYIGGVHCTSGICSDGDFQKNRRFWYTADGKGGKGPTGLIYQMNDAGSVSQALPSKLEFAKFVADTDQPPDYKDKDGKYLYKVIYNIPFNSNIAKSYLQYRLWSPTSQDSSKNTGGYVLNIKQTKCYRENGNSFNDTFDDRGRVQYIIVKPSENPNTSGKTYSPQGISVDSEGKYSFNANEAGYIWMKILNDPGNNLRDYKDSEGSYKVHFSTSLKVGSFTIKVMNPLLQLFKTKVQGAATSIFKNMVCYKANDSSSCTNFFTYIKAILILYVMTYGAMFLLGFAKINQKELVIRIAKIGVVSGLMNGNTFEFFNNYLFDAITNFSDSIIANMSGYSLFTSTNTIANPFMFLDAVMSKIFFSQTFIAQLLALLSLGLSGIIYFIIIFIAVGIVIITALRAVAVYIMAFMATCILIGIAPLFISFLLFDFTRYLFDNWVRFTIRYMIEPVVMMAGIIVLTQLFTIYLDFVLGYSVCWKCALPIKIPFIGTILPIALLNVPIFCINWFAPWGMDYMSGMMGVNMQNIVALVIIAYGMYGYVEFSGRMVVKLTSAVGPSATEIGGKMSHDAGQKALSSIGMDDKTRQGITGRAEVRLKQRNKTLDQAEKNRKNTPQEGGEKTNEEPPKPETPK, from the coding sequence ATGCAGGGTAACTTATTAAAAGTTTTAGGAGTACTTGCTATAGTAGCAACGTTAGTTTGCTTTATTTTTGCAGCACTTGGTATGATAGGAGCAGTAAAAGTCGGTGACAGCTGCTACATGAGGTATGAGTCGGACGGTAAAGGAGGAGCGGATTCAATAATCGGTACTATAACCCTTAATGCTAATGCTAATTATGTAAACACTGCTAAGATGTTGTCCGACGGCACGATTCGGCTTATTCCTGATCCTACTCGTTACGGTGAATGGCTAAATACTCAGGTGCTAGTAGAAAACGGCCAACCGGTGAATTTACAAGTGGTCGGTCAGGTTAGTTTGTGTTTAGCTTATATACCGAAAGATAATTTACAACGTACAGGGGCTGGATCTAATTTAGACGATAACGGTCAAATGATCCCGATTCCTCGTATTAACGATACAAATAATCCACCTGTCTCTCTAATAATGGATGCAAAAAATAATGAATGGCGTAATATTGCCGAATTATACGCCAATGATAGAGTTTTAGTTTCCGTATCTCCTAATTTTGCCAATACGGATGCGACAATTAAAGATGCTTTTAAAGGTGTTGAAGTTACGAAAGATTGTTCAGAGAATAAAACTACTTATAATCCAATTTGTGGAAAATATTCTGTTTATTCAGGTGAATATGTCAATGCTTGCGAGTTAAAAGAGCAGTATTGGAATTGTCAAGTCACATGGAGGTGCCCTACCTGGCATGAGAAAATAGGTTGCGACTGGGGAGAATTGGGCTGTGTTTCTTCTTGTGATAAGGTACCAGAATGTACAACGAAATGTATGGCTTGGGTTAATAGAACGAGACCAGCACCAGAAAACTACCTAGATGATGAGAGTTTTACATTTTCGTGGTCTGACAACACAGGTAAATTATTTATCGACTATTCAGCCCTTCAATGTTCTTATAATGCTAATATTCCTCCAGTTGATCAATGTCCTGATAGTGTGCGCGATCGTAGTCCAAAAGATAAAGATTATATTGGAGGTGTACATTGTACTTCGGGCATATGTAGCGATGGAGATTTTCAAAAGAATCGGAGATTTTGGTATACGGCGGACGGTAAAGGAGGCAAAGGACCAACTGGATTAATATATCAAATGAATGATGCGGGTTCTGTAAGTCAAGCTCTGCCTTCTAAGCTAGAATTTGCTAAATTTGTTGCAGATACAGATCAACCGCCTGACTATAAAGATAAAGACGGTAAATATTTATATAAAGTTATATATAATATACCTTTTAACAGTAATATTGCAAAAAGTTATTTACAATATAGGCTGTGGTCTCCTACCTCACAAGATAGTAGTAAGAATACTGGAGGATACGTTTTAAATATTAAACAGACTAAATGCTATAGAGAAAACGGTAATAGTTTTAACGATACTTTTGATGATCGAGGACGAGTGCAATACATCATAGTAAAGCCTTCGGAAAACCCGAATACTAGCGGTAAAACCTATTCACCTCAAGGAATTAGCGTTGATAGTGAAGGTAAATATAGCTTTAACGCAAATGAGGCGGGTTATATATGGATGAAAATTCTAAATGATCCTGGTAATAATTTAAGGGACTATAAAGATAGTGAAGGTAGCTATAAAGTACATTTCTCAACATCCTTAAAAGTAGGAAGTTTTACTATTAAAGTAATGAATCCGTTACTTCAGTTATTTAAAACTAAAGTGCAAGGGGCTGCTACTTCTATTTTTAAAAATATGGTATGTTATAAAGCTAATGATAGTTCGTCCTGTACTAACTTTTTTACCTATATTAAAGCAATTTTAATTCTGTATGTGATGACTTACGGAGCAATGTTTTTGCTTGGTTTTGCTAAGATAAACCAAAAAGAGCTAGTAATTAGAATAGCAAAAATCGGGGTAGTTAGCGGACTTATGAACGGTAATACCTTTGAATTTTTCAATAACTATCTTTTTGATGCAATTACCAATTTTTCAGACTCAATTATTGCTAATATGAGTGGATATAGTTTGTTTACTTCTACTAATACTATTGCTAATCCTTTCATGTTTTTAGATGCAGTAATGAGTAAAATATTTTTTAGTCAAACCTTTATCGCTCAATTACTTGCACTTCTTTCTCTTGGGCTTAGCGGTATTATATATTTTATAATTATTTTTATTGCGGTTGGTATAGTAATTATTACGGCGCTTAGAGCTGTTGCAGTTTATATTATGGCATTTATGGCAACTTGTATATTAATCGGTATAGCCCCTTTATTTATTAGTTTCTTATTATTTGATTTTACTAGGTATTTATTTGATAATTGGGTGAGGTTTACGATCCGCTATATGATAGAGCCGGTAGTTATGATGGCAGGTATTATAGTACTAACACAACTATTTACCATTTATCTAGATTTTGTTTTAGGTTATAGCGTGTGTTGGAAATGTGCTTTACCGATAAAAATTCCGTTTATCGGTACTATTTTACCTATTGCCTTGCTGAATGTACCTATCTTCTGTATTAATTGGTTTGCCCCTTGGGGAATGGATTATATGTCGGGTATGATGGGAGTAAATATGCAAAATATCGTAGCTCTAGTTATTATTGCTTACGGTATGTACGGTTATGTCGAATTTTCAGGACGTATGGTAGTAAAATTAACTAGTGCTGTTGGGCCTTCGGCTACTGAAATTGGTGGTAAAATGTCTCATGATGCAGGACAAAAAGCATTAAGTTCAATAGGAATGGATGATAAAACAAGACAAGGTATTACCGGCAGAGCGGAAGTACGATTAAAACAACGCAATAAGACATTAGATCAGGCTGAGAAAAATAGGAAAAATACGCCACAAGAAGGGGGCGAGAAGACAAATGAAGAACCACCTAAACCTGAAACACCGAAATAG
- a CDS encoding type IV secretion system protein: MKILKSLVLLVLFMAMPAKADDAFSWMSTSFSGLKSLFGCLEVPEFTSFQEGNIGINLSTAGIWQSTGNTVQKGKLLKINWSTSGITPEPRKYLVLYRIDPRFSMPQVFIKTYNYSKLQFEALGFPRFVTNNNSETPGTIPPDKDLDALSFTKMSDFVKYFNYSNGNSRIEVKAGDVVNISLVGKDNFFSPNTLKLPNTVDNILTQELDSSIFAASALYTQSNLGDFDNRIIYSSAEQVCNMIDEERKSVCSGTGTATKYKNTDNGVIVGKPMITGAVQYFMGLIKACPANAGINTSPACYYDQGRGMIIKVGGQVIKGRDQSFVNSGNTQSSFIYYQATSGGTMDFTSDWQVSNMFSNSVLMSDWSRNFSNYASFVDYINKNDWSANFLYFGCYSMIVEIGNGANSINPDDQQNIKLEYLITSDGTLPDPSVRGTPVDYNFATDAPQDGYLWLRVVNPNSNIQGVVSVNYANYTGTTWFSDIIYNGAIKPITDQFRTFSQNFYIKLVKNSAVQNLAKTALTLYVTIFGLMFVTGALKLTAVEVITRICKIAIVAFLIREESWSFFNTYFFSVFTDGIDFFVTNVVGATSSRSNIFGFIDPIFDKYTNGRIWGLLFIELLQIHNGLAFIAIITIYSLITYFRAILEVIIGYVIAFIGVTVMISLAPFFIILMLFEKTKSLFDNWISTLLSYVVQPTILLIFFLLIDQVLSEQLLKVVVRACWDTLIPIKIGLDLTNLGIPIHFSFTLPFLPGIPFYVPDVPEISSSNILTNNANTFLVLFTTALLFYSYCLMSYSLVTFVNIVVGMLTNVTPARISGNYQERSDPVGAVMQDIDSVTKPIKKAAMAPARVFKDKIIDQNYKARKPEVGGEFTNKFLAERNDVKKEEGEQKE, from the coding sequence ATGAAAATTCTTAAGAGTTTAGTTTTATTAGTTTTGTTTATGGCGATGCCAGCTAAAGCCGATGATGCTTTTTCATGGATGTCAACCAGTTTTAGTGGGTTAAAAAGCTTATTCGGTTGTTTAGAAGTGCCTGAATTTACAAGTTTTCAAGAGGGTAATATAGGAATTAATTTATCTACAGCCGGAATTTGGCAATCAACAGGTAATACTGTTCAGAAAGGTAAATTGTTAAAAATAAATTGGTCTACTTCAGGTATTACTCCTGAACCTAGAAAATATCTAGTATTATATAGAATTGATCCAAGGTTTAGTATGCCGCAAGTTTTCATTAAAACTTATAATTATTCTAAATTACAATTTGAAGCTTTAGGGTTTCCTCGTTTTGTTACAAACAATAACAGTGAAACACCGGGAACTATACCGCCTGATAAAGACCTTGATGCACTTTCATTTACTAAAATGTCTGATTTTGTTAAATATTTTAACTATTCTAACGGTAATTCGAGAATTGAAGTTAAGGCCGGCGATGTAGTAAATATTAGTTTAGTTGGTAAAGATAATTTTTTTAGCCCTAATACTCTAAAACTTCCTAATACCGTAGATAATATTTTAACACAGGAACTTGATAGCTCGATATTCGCTGCTTCTGCACTTTATACTCAAAGTAACCTTGGAGATTTTGATAATAGAATAATTTACTCTTCTGCAGAGCAGGTGTGTAATATGATAGATGAGGAAAGAAAAAGTGTATGTAGCGGCACGGGTACTGCTACAAAGTATAAAAATACCGATAATGGAGTAATAGTCGGTAAGCCTATGATAACGGGAGCGGTACAGTATTTCATGGGCTTAATTAAGGCTTGTCCTGCTAATGCCGGTATAAATACTAGCCCTGCTTGCTATTACGATCAAGGTAGAGGGATGATAATTAAAGTAGGCGGGCAGGTTATTAAGGGACGAGATCAGAGTTTTGTAAATTCAGGCAATACTCAAAGTAGCTTTATATATTATCAAGCCACTAGCGGTGGTACTATGGATTTTACTAGCGATTGGCAAGTTAGTAACATGTTTAGTAATTCAGTTTTAATGAGTGATTGGAGCCGAAATTTTTCAAATTATGCTAGTTTTGTAGATTATATAAATAAGAATGATTGGTCAGCTAATTTTTTATATTTTGGTTGTTATTCGATGATTGTTGAAATAGGTAATGGGGCAAATTCAATTAATCCTGATGATCAACAAAATATAAAGTTAGAATATTTAATAACGTCTGATGGTACATTACCTGATCCATCTGTTCGTGGTACGCCGGTAGATTATAACTTTGCGACTGATGCCCCGCAAGATGGATATTTATGGTTAAGGGTGGTAAATCCTAATAGTAATATACAAGGGGTAGTTAGTGTAAATTATGCTAATTATACCGGTACAACTTGGTTTTCTGATATAATATATAACGGTGCTATTAAACCTATTACCGATCAGTTTAGAACTTTTAGTCAAAACTTTTATATTAAGTTAGTTAAAAATTCTGCAGTGCAGAATTTAGCTAAAACTGCATTAACCCTTTATGTTACTATATTTGGGCTAATGTTCGTTACAGGAGCATTAAAATTAACTGCTGTAGAAGTAATAACACGTATATGCAAAATAGCTATAGTAGCTTTTTTAATTAGAGAAGAAAGTTGGAGCTTCTTTAATACATACTTCTTTAGTGTATTTACTGACGGTATTGATTTCTTTGTAACTAATGTAGTAGGTGCTACAAGCTCTAGATCTAATATTTTTGGTTTTATTGATCCTATATTTGATAAATATACTAACGGTAGGATTTGGGGATTACTATTTATTGAATTATTACAAATACATAATGGTTTAGCATTTATCGCTATTATAACCATTTATTCACTTATTACTTATTTTAGAGCTATTTTAGAAGTTATAATAGGTTATGTTATTGCATTCATAGGGGTAACTGTTATGATTTCATTGGCACCATTTTTTATAATATTAATGTTATTTGAAAAAACTAAAAGTTTATTTGATAATTGGATATCGACATTGCTTAGCTATGTAGTGCAGCCGACAATATTATTGATTTTCTTTTTATTGATAGATCAGGTTTTATCTGAGCAGCTTTTAAAAGTGGTAGTTAGAGCCTGTTGGGATACTCTTATACCAATAAAAATAGGGCTTGATTTAACAAATCTTGGTATTCCGATTCATTTCTCTTTTACATTACCGTTCTTACCCGGAATACCTTTCTATGTACCGGATGTTCCAGAAATTAGTAGCTCGAATATTCTAACGAACAATGCTAATACTTTCTTAGTATTATTTACTACGGCTTTATTATTTTATTCATATTGCTTGATGTCATATAGTTTAGTAACTTTTGTAAATATAGTAGTTGGAATGCTTACAAATGTTACACCGGCACGAATATCAGGAAATTATCAAGAACGTTCTGATCCTGTGGGAGCCGTTATGCAGGATATAGATTCAGTAACAAAACCGATTAAAAAGGCTGCAATGGCTCCGGCTAGAGTTTTCAAAGACAAGATAATTGATCAAAATTATAAAGCTAGAAAACCGGAAGTAGGTGGTGAATTTACAAATAAATTTCTTGCTGAGCGTAATGATGTGAAGAAAGAGGAAGGAGAGCAGAAAGAATAA
- a CDS encoding type IV secretion system protein yields the protein MKTLKTLKIFIIVCITSVSLASFADFGESCSSLPITSDWYLEMNTAYGYIIRNIDMKDPRGNCNSVASSITFCFKNVEGSSSPCTMYTLNEGDSKKISDLSTDNNPDLGANPVLKNIVLTVKKWDNDLCLVMPTSRGPMPVACKSLSATPTPPPPEDENCNIGKSCYTGANYSQSLINFSGLAVQCLSATLNKIFFAGKSCSAQDQNSRITNLAAFSTFQGYLKRIIGAALILYTMFFAFNMALNTEYASTEKIALFVIKFLFVAYFSIGLGPLDFSGGQPTKENGMLKYGLPLLTGAAPDFAQMIFNAAGSRGLCQFDNSKYKDGYKFYGLWDAIDCRIGYYLGLDLLYNIDKNGVLGNVVGNGPRGNNTPIPNFDPEGKNDRPKDLSKAGALRFFTVMFGFFMAGNVIIFAAGLIFSVIFLSILLYFITHYLVCMITIYVMTYISPIFIPMALFTRTKAYFDGWLKVCMSCALQPAVLAGFIALLITMYDSAIFKNCEFLRYDYEKGDIRFSTFELRLPVGGADQCQESFGYKMLEYYAGKGWEEHLLILFPIKSIVRDVVSILAELLCVLVFSVIFYYFSKSIGRFASDLTNGPNMDAVTASPTKIIGLVKKGAAFLKDAAMASQGKPLVGDKPGVGGKRKEGQQQGRDLASGSGGGK from the coding sequence ATGAAAACTCTTAAAACCTTAAAGATATTTATTATAGTTTGTATAACGTCTGTAAGCTTAGCTAGCTTTGCCGACTTTGGAGAATCATGTTCTAGTTTACCGATTACTTCAGATTGGTATTTAGAAATGAACACGGCATATGGCTATATAATTCGTAATATTGATATGAAAGATCCAAGAGGTAATTGTAACTCAGTTGCGTCTAGTATAACGTTTTGTTTTAAAAATGTAGAAGGTAGTAGTAGCCCTTGCACCATGTATACTTTAAATGAAGGTGACTCTAAAAAGATTAGTGATTTAAGCACCGATAATAATCCTGATCTTGGAGCAAATCCTGTATTAAAGAATATCGTTTTAACGGTTAAAAAATGGGATAATGATCTATGTTTAGTTATGCCTACGTCAAGGGGACCGATGCCGGTAGCATGTAAATCTTTGAGTGCTACACCGACTCCACCTCCTCCTGAGGATGAGAATTGTAATATAGGAAAAAGTTGCTATACGGGAGCAAATTATAGTCAATCGTTAATTAATTTTTCCGGTCTTGCAGTTCAGTGTTTGAGTGCAACGCTTAATAAAATATTTTTTGCTGGAAAGAGTTGTAGTGCTCAAGATCAAAATTCTAGAATAACTAATCTTGCTGCTTTTTCTACGTTTCAAGGTTATTTAAAGAGAATTATAGGTGCGGCATTAATTCTTTATACTATGTTTTTTGCTTTTAATATGGCTCTAAATACAGAATATGCAAGTACTGAAAAAATAGCTCTTTTTGTAATAAAATTCTTATTTGTTGCTTATTTTTCTATCGGTCTTGGACCTTTAGATTTTAGTGGTGGTCAGCCGACAAAAGAAAACGGTATGTTAAAATATGGATTACCTCTTTTGACAGGAGCAGCACCGGACTTTGCACAGATGATCTTTAATGCAGCAGGTTCTAGAGGATTATGTCAATTTGATAATTCAAAGTATAAGGACGGTTATAAATTTTACGGTTTATGGGACGCGATTGATTGCCGTATAGGTTATTATCTTGGCTTGGATTTACTTTATAATATAGATAAGAATGGAGTGTTAGGGAATGTGGTCGGCAATGGTCCCCGTGGTAATAATACACCTATACCTAATTTTGATCCTGAAGGCAAAAATGACAGACCGAAGGATTTAAGTAAAGCAGGAGCACTTAGATTTTTTACCGTTATGTTTGGATTCTTTATGGCCGGAAATGTTATTATATTTGCAGCAGGTTTAATATTTTCTGTAATATTTTTATCTATACTTTTATATTTTATTACGCATTATTTAGTGTGCATGATTACTATTTATGTTATGACATATATTTCTCCTATATTCATTCCTATGGCTCTATTTACTCGTACAAAAGCTTATTTTGACGGGTGGCTAAAAGTATGTATGTCATGTGCATTGCAGCCGGCAGTATTAGCAGGTTTTATAGCTTTATTAATAACTATGTATGATTCCGCAATATTTAAAAATTGTGAATTCCTTAGATATGATTATGAAAAAGGGGATATTAGATTTAGTACTTTTGAGTTAAGGCTTCCTGTTGGCGGGGCAGATCAATGTCAGGAAAGTTTTGGATATAAAATGTTAGAATATTATGCAGGTAAAGGTTGGGAAGAGCATTTATTGATACTTTTCCCAATAAAATCAATTGTTAGAGATGTTGTATCTATTTTAGCAGAACTTTTATGCGTATTAGTATTTTCGGTTATTTTTTATTACTTCTCTAAATCTATAGGGCGATTTGCTTCTGATTTAACTAATGGTCCTAATATGGATGCAGTAACGGCAAGTCCCACTAAAATTATTGGTTTAGTAAAGAAAGGAGCAGCTTTCCTTAAGGATGCTGCTATGGCTTCGCAAGGTAAGCCGCTGGTAGGAGATAAGCCGGGTGTTGGAGGTAAGCGTAAAGAGGGGCAGCAGCAAGGCAGGGATTTAGCAAGCGGTTCGGGTGGAGGTAAATGA